A part of Dasypus novemcinctus isolate mDasNov1 chromosome 5, mDasNov1.1.hap2, whole genome shotgun sequence genomic DNA contains:
- the TMBIM7 gene encoding protein lifeguard 2, translating into MKMDLEVSEAVDFSSGDYLYLVRKAAGDEGTQPKSGRPNTPSPSSGPRKTQENPHPKSGEQSGIYVVQISDESTPAESTTDLTNPFSSTSVRRAFIRKVFLLLSLQLIATGAIVSIFIFWKPLRDWVHTNAWFIHALFPAFIVILFVLACCGDLRRQVPANYILLGMFTILQGLLLGTISVFYNADEVFWATGTTALVTLALTLFALQTKWDFTLLNGMLFVMLFVLILYGILLLFIRTYYLHLLYAGLGTVIFSLYLVMDVQLMVGGRHHHSDLDPEEYVFAALNIYLDIINLFLFILQLFQLTR; encoded by the exons at GAAAATGGACTTGGAGGTCAGTGAAGCAGTAGACTTTAGTTCTGGAGATTATCTATACCTGGTTCGGAAGGCAGCAGGTGACGAAGGCACCCAACCCAAATCTGGTCGTCCCAACACACCTTCACCTTCATCGGGACCAAGAAAAACTCAAGAGAATCCACATCCAAAGTCTGGTGAGCAATCAGGTATCTACGTGGTACAAATTTCAGATGAGTCCACCCCAGCTGAGAGCACTACAGATTTAACTAATCCATTCTCATCAACATCTGTCCGCAGAG CTTTCATTAGAAAAGTGTTCCTCCTACTGTCCTTGCAGCTGATTGCCACTGGGGCAATAGtcagcatttttattttctg GAAGCCTTTAAGAGATTGGGTGCACACGAATGCCTGGTTTATCCATGCACTCTT TCCAGCATTTATTGTCATACTTTTTGTACTTGCTTGCTGTGGGGATCTCCGCCGTCAGGTACCTGCGAATTACATTCTCCTGGGAATGTTT ACAATTCTTCAAGGTCTGCTGCTAGGAACCATATCAGT TTTCTATAATGCCGATGAAGTGTTTTGGGCAACGGGAACAACCGCTCTGGTCACATTGGCACTCACTTTATTTGCTCTACAGACAAAA tGGGATTTTACCTTGCTAAATGGAATGCTGTTTGTTATGCTCTTCGTACTTATTCTCTATGGGATTCTCTTACTCTTCATACGAACATAT TATTTGCATCTATTATATGCTGGACTTGGAACTGTGATCTTCTCATTG tacTTAGTAATGGATGTGCAGCTCATGGTGGGAGGGCGTCACCATCATTCTGACCTGGATCCTGAGGAGTACGTTTTTGCTGCTCTGAACATCTACTTGGACATCATcaaccttttcctttttattttgcaaCTGTTTCAACTGACACGATAG